The sequence GCCGAGCTGCGCGACGAGTCCCGCGAGCCATCGACACAGACGGCATACGTCAACGAGCTGATCGGGGGACTGTCATGACGGTCTACGTCGAGCACACCTCCCCGCGCACCGACCTGCTCTGGACCCGGCTGTGGGCCGACAGCGCCAAAGAGCTGCAACAGCTCGCGGCCAAGCTCGAGGTGGCATGTACGCCGCGCCGCCGGGCCATCCTGATCGGCGCCATCCCGGTGCGCATCCGGCCGCGCGACCCCGAGCCCCACGTGCCGGCGGAGGTGGCTGGCATGACCGAGCCCCCCATCATCGGCGACGCCGGAGCCGCGCGGAACCTCGACCGCGACGGCCACCGGCTGCTCGCCGCGATCCATCGCCTCACGCCGCGGCAGGCGTGCGACGCGCTGGCGTTCCTCGCCGGCTACCACCAGGACGCGACCGAGCAGGCCCTCACCTACGCCACCAGCAGCAGCCAGCAGGCCACCGAGCAGGTCGCGGTCGTCGAGCTGACCGAGTTGGAAGAGGCAGCGTAGCCATGACCGAGCCCGCACCGGTGTCGACCAAGGCACAGCGACTCGTCGCCGCAGCACGCCAGGCCGCCGAGCTGCGGTCGTATCGCACCCACCCCGATGTCGCCGCGCTGCGGATCGAACGCGTCCGCACCGCAGTGGACGCGCTGGTGTGGAGCGGGATCGTGCTTGGGCTGGCGTTCACCATGAGCAATGTCGCCCAGTTCGCCGCCCAAGGCGCGGCCGCGTGGAGCGTGCCGTGGGTGACCGCGTGGCTGCTCGACCCCATGGTCAGCCTGTGCCTGATCGGGGTACTGCTCGCGGAGTCCACGCTGGCCCGGTACCAGCTCAAGGCCGGCCGCTGGGTGCGCGCGGCGAAGTGGGGGCTGCTGCTCGCCACCTACGTGATGAACACCTGGCAGTCCTGGGCTGCCGCCGACCTCGCGGCGATCGTGCTGCACTCCGTGCCGCCGCTGGTGGTGTTCGTGATGGCCGAAGCGATCACCGACCTCCGCGACCGGCTCACCGACGCCGTCCTCGCCGCCCACCGCTTCGCCCGCGCCCACGCCACCATCGCGGCGGACCCGACCACCACAGACCTCGACCCGGTCGACGAGCAGCCCGGACCGCCCACCGAGTCCACCAGCGAAGACCAGCCCGTCGTGGACCCCGCCGCGGCCGCCCTGGACCCGCTGCCGAGCCAGGGCCAGCCACCGGTGGAGACCACTGGTGAGGACCGCTCCGCCGAGTCCACGGCGTCGGAACCAGCGCCGGGGACCAACGGCGCGGGACCGGATGTCTCGGACCTCCTCGAGCCCGGCCGGCGGGTCCGGGACCGGCTGGCCGCCGCGGGCCAGCCGCTGTCACGGCGGTCGCTGATCGCCGGCCTGCGCGAGGACGGCCACGGCGTCGGCACCGCCCGCGCCAACGCCCTCCTACGCCTACTCATTGCCGAACCGACCGACGAGACCGCCGACGGCGATTCGGGCGCCACAGCGGCGTCTGAGGCCGCCTGAGAAGGGACACCACAAGCATGAGCACCCGCGACCATCTCCCGTTCGGCAACGAACCCGACGAGAACGACCGGACCAACCGACAAACCCCAGAAGAGACCAGTGGAGAGCGGCCGATGCTGCGGCCCGTCCCGGACCCACCACCCGCCGGCGACGGCGAGGCGGACCCGGCCGTCGACACCGACGCGGCACGCGAGGAGGACCACCCCACCGCCGCTGGTCCCAACCCCGCCGCAGCCAGAGACCACACGGACGCGGTCCGCGGCGGCGGTCCCGACTCCGGCGAGGACGAGGGGGACGAGGACCAGCCACAGCCGGTGGACCCGCCACAGGAGCGGCAGCGCCGGGACCTGCCAACCCGCGCCCGGGCGGAGGAGAAGCGGTCCCCGGTGCTGCCGCCGTGGCTGCGCGACTGGCAGGAGCTGCGGCTCCTGGTCGGCTGGCTGGCCGGCTACGTCTGGCACAAGCTCCGCTACCACGGCGCCCGGATCCCGGTGTATCTCCTGCGGCTGGCTGGCTATACCCCGCGCGGCATCGCCCGCACCCTCCGCGCCGTCAGCGGCTGGTTGTCGGACGCGGAGGCAGCACCGCTGCGGCGCGAGGCCGTCGACCGCAACGCCTTCGATGAGTACATGCACCTGGCGAAGCTGCGCCGGGACCGGCTCACCTTCCGGAGCATGCTCGCCGCACCGCCCGCCATCGTCGTCGTGGTCGTGCTGGTCACCGCGCTTACCGCGGGTGTGCTGGTCACCGCCGCGGCGCTGGTCGCCGCGGCGGTGGTGTTCGGGTTGATCGGGGCGCCGGCGGACAAGCCCGTCTTCGGCCGCGCGGTCGCGACCGCGAAGGCACCCCGGTTGACCAGCGACCTGATCGTGCGCGCCCTGGCCGCGCTGGGGATCGCGCAGATCAACGCCGCCGTCGGCCCCAAGGGCACCGGGATCTCCTTTCCCGCACCGATCGTCCGCGACGGGCCCGGCTGGCGCGCGGAGATCGACCTGCCCTACGGGGTGACGGTCACCGACATCATGGACCGCCGGGACCGGCTCGCCTCCGGGCTGCGCCGCCCCCTCGGCTGCGTGTGGCCGGCGGCGGCGACCGATGAGCATGAGGGCCGGCTGGTGCTGTGGGTCGGCGACACCGACCTGGCCAAGGCCAAGCCCGCGGCGTTTCCGCTGGCCAAGCAGGGCCAGGCGGACCTGTTCGGCCCGATCCCGTTCGGCACCGACCAGCGCGGCCGCCCGGTGACGTTGCCGCTGATGTTCGCCAACATCCTCATCGGCGCAATGCCGCGGATGGGCAAGACGTTCGCGCTGCGGGTGGTCCTGCTGGCGTGCGCGCTGGACCCGACCGCGGAACTGCGGCTGTTCGAACTCAAGGGGACCGGCGACCTCGGACCCCTGGAGCCGGTCGCGCACCACTACGCCTCCGGCGCCGATGACGAGACGCTGCAGGCCTGCATGGCCTCCCTGCGCGAGATCCACAAGGAGCTGAACACCCGCGCGAAGACCATCCGCAAGCTCCCCCGCGACGTGTGCCCGGAGAACAAGGTCACCCCCGACCTCGCCGCGAGACGGTCCCTGGGCCTGCACCCGATCGTGGTCGCCATCGACGAGTGCCAGGAGCTGTTCTCGCACCCGGATTTCAAGGACGAGGCGGACCGGCTTGCGACCGCGATCATCAAGCGGGGACCAGCAATGGGCATCATGCTGGTCCTGGCCACCCAGCGGCCGGACGCGAAGTCGCTGCCCACCGGTGTCAGCGCGAATGCCGGGATCCGGTTCTGCCTGCGCGTGATGGGCCAGGTCGAAAACGACATGGTCCTCGGCACCAGCATGTACAAGAACGGGGTCCGCGCGACCACGTTCACCGCCAAGGACAAGGGCATCGGCTACCTCGTCGGCGCCGACGACGACCCGATCATCGCCCGGTCCTACTACATCGACGGGCCCGCCGCCGACAGCATCGCAGCCCGCGCCCGCAGCCTGCGCGAACGCGCCGGCACGCTGTCCGGCCACGCCATCGGCGAGGTCACCACCGACGAGGACGCGCAGCGGCACAGCCTGATCGACGACCTCGCCGCCGTCCTCGCCGCCGGCGAGGACAAGGTCTGGTCCGAGACCCTCTGCGACCGCCTCGCCGGCCTCCGCCCTGACATCTACGACGGGTGGGCGCCGGCGCAGCTTGCCGCCGCGCTCAAGCCCTACGGCATCACCACCCGACAGGTCTGGGGCACCGACCCCGCCACCGGTGCTGGCCGCAACCGCTACGGCGTCCACCGCGCCGACATCGTCACCGCCATCCGCAACCGGCAAGGAGGCCAAGCAGACGACTGATCCCTAGCCACCCGTCCCGCTAGACCTAGCGGGCCCGCTAGCACCACCACAACACCGCTGACCACTAGAGACGCCCGTCTAGCGGTGCTGGCCCCGTGCGCCCGTTAACCACCCACCGGAAAGGCCGACCCGTGACCTCCCTCCACCTCGCCGCTAGCGACAGCGACCTCGCCGGCCTGGGCGTGGTCATCGTCGCCGCGCTCGTGGTGGCCGCCGGCTACGCCGCCTCGTGCGTGCTGTGGCCGTTCGCCGGCTGCTGGCACTGCGACGGCACCGGCCAACACCGCTCCCCCACCGGCCGCGCCTGGCGGCCCTGCCGACGCTGCCGCGGCACCGGCGCCCGCGTCCGCGCCGGCCGCCAACTCGTCACCGTCATCCGCCGCAGCCACCACCGCGCCACCCGCCCCGCCCGGCCCCGGCTGCGCAGCCACACCTGGAGGGACACCCACAAATGATCACCACCGGCCTGCTCGCCGGCATCGCCTACGGCGACCGCCGCGACCACGCCCGCCGCGTCTGGGCGCTGGCCCCGGACTACCTGCACGTCCTCGGCCGCGTCCTCGACACCGACGGCTGGCAGGTCCACCACGGCGAACTGCTCTGCCGCCACTGCACACCCGACACGCACCAGGAAGGACAGCAGTCATGAAGAAGGCACTCGTCTGGTTCGCCGTGATCCTCGTCGTCGTCTGGGTCATCAACCAACCCGCCGACG comes from Streptosporangiales bacterium and encodes:
- a CDS encoding cell division protein FtsK; the encoded protein is MLRPVPDPPPAGDGEADPAVDTDAAREEDHPTAAGPNPAAARDHTDAVRGGGPDSGEDEGDEDQPQPVDPPQERQRRDLPTRARAEEKRSPVLPPWLRDWQELRLLVGWLAGYVWHKLRYHGARIPVYLLRLAGYTPRGIARTLRAVSGWLSDAEAAPLRREAVDRNAFDEYMHLAKLRRDRLTFRSMLAAPPAIVVVVVLVTALTAGVLVTAAALVAAAVVFGLIGAPADKPVFGRAVATAKAPRLTSDLIVRALAALGIAQINAAVGPKGTGISFPAPIVRDGPGWRAEIDLPYGVTVTDIMDRRDRLASGLRRPLGCVWPAAATDEHEGRLVLWVGDTDLAKAKPAAFPLAKQGQADLFGPIPFGTDQRGRPVTLPLMFANILIGAMPRMGKTFALRVVLLACALDPTAELRLFELKGTGDLGPLEPVAHHYASGADDETLQACMASLREIHKELNTRAKTIRKLPRDVCPENKVTPDLAARRSLGLHPIVVAIDECQELFSHPDFKDEADRLATAIIKRGPAMGIMLVLATQRPDAKSLPTGVSANAGIRFCLRVMGQVENDMVLGTSMYKNGVRATTFTAKDKGIGYLVGADDDPIIARSYYIDGPAADSIAARARSLRERAGTLSGHAIGEVTTDEDAQRHSLIDDLAAVLAAGEDKVWSETLCDRLAGLRPDIYDGWAPAQLAAALKPYGITTRQVWGTDPATGAGRNRYGVHRADIVTAIRNRQGGQADD